Proteins from a genomic interval of Quercus lobata isolate SW786 chromosome 11, ValleyOak3.0 Primary Assembly, whole genome shotgun sequence:
- the LOC115967402 gene encoding glucose-1-phosphate adenylyltransferase large subunit 1-like, producing MDSCCLNLKPNSHFAKAKGGLSHENNWFWGDRIRGSLKNDVWVNQLAKSLRAEKKARKFRPGVSFAVVTSNNAPEAVTIQAPIFYRHKVDPRNVASIILGGGAGAQLFPLTRRTATPAVPVGGCYRLIDIPMSNCINSGINKICVLTQFNSTSLNRHISRTYFGNGINFGDGFVEVLAATQTPGEAGMKWFQGTADAVRQFSWVFEEAQNRNIENILILSGDHLYRMDYMDFVQNHVDRNADITLSCAAVGNSRASDYGLVKIDGRGQVVQFAEKPKGAALKAMQVDTTLLGLSPQDAVKSPYIASMGVYVFKTEILLKLLKWRYPTANDFGSEIIPAAVKEQNVQAYIFRDYWEDIGTIKSYYDASLALTEEFPKFEFYDPKTPFYTSPRFLPPTKIDNCRIVDAIISHGCFLRECSVERSIVGERSRLDYGVELKDTVMMGADHYQTESEIASLVAEGKIPIGIGRNTKIRNCIIDKNAKIGNDVVIMNKDGVQEADRPEDGFYIRLGITVILEKATVKDGIVI from the exons ATGGATTCTTGCTGTTTGAATTTGAAACCCAATTCCCATTTTGCAAAAGCTAAAGGTGGTCTCAGTCATGAAAATAATTGGTTTTGGGGGGACAGAATCAGGGGAAGCCTGAAAAATGATGTTTGGGTTAATCAGTTGGCAAAAAGTCTAAGAGCTGAGAAGAAGGCCAGGAAGTTCAGACCTGGTGTTTCTTTTGCTGTAGTTACTTCAAATAATGCCCCAGAGGCTGTG ACCATACAAGCTCCAATATTTTATAGACATAAAGTGGACCCAAGAAATGTAGCTTCGATCATATTGGGAGGAGGTGCAGGGGCTCAACTCTTTCCTCTTACCAGAAGAACAGCAACACCTGCA GTTCCGGTAGGAGGATGCTACCGGCTCATAGACATCCCAATGAGCAACTGCATCAACAGTGGCATAAACAAGATTTGTGTACTGACTCAGTTTAACTCTACTTCTCTCAATCGCCACATTTCACGCACGTATTTTGGAAATGGTATTAACTTTGGGGATGGATTTGTGGAG GTTCTGGCAGCCACTCAGACACCTGGGGAAGCAGGAATGAAGTGGTTCCAGGGAACAGCAGATGCAGTGAGGCAATTCTCATGGGTATTTGAG GAGGCCCAGAATAGGAACATTGAAAATATATTGATATTGTCTGGGGATCATCTATACCGAATGGATTATATGGACTTCGTGCAG AATCATGTTGATCGAAATGCTGATATTACACTATCATGTGCAGCTGTGGGTAACAG CCGTGCATCAGATTATGGATTGGTGAAGATAGATGGCAGAGGCCAAGTTGTCCAGTTTGCTGAGAAACCGAAGGGAGCTGCTCTGAAAGCAATG CAAGTAGATACAACTCTTCTGGGGTTGTCCCCACAGGATGCCGTAAAATCCCCATATATTGCATCAATGGGAGTCTATGTTTTTAAGACAGAAATTTTACTGAAGCTTTTGAAGTGGAGATATCCTACGGCAAATGACTTTGGATCTGAAATCATTCCAGCAGCTGTGAAGGAGCAAAATGTCCAA GCATACATATTTAGAGACTACTGGGAGGACATTGGAACAATAAAGTCCTATTATGATGCTAGTTTGGCCCTCACTGAAGAG TTTCCGAAGTTtgaattttatgacccaaagaCACCTTTTTATACATCTCCTCGATTCTTACCACCAACCAAGATTGATAATTGCCGG ATTGTGGATGCAATAATCTCGCATGGATGTTTCTTGAGAGAATGTAGTGTTGAACGCTCAATAGTTGGTGAACGCTCAAGATTAGATTATGGTGTTGAGCTTAAA GATACTGTGATGATGGGTGCAGACCATTATCAAACTGAATCTGAAATTGCATCTCTGGTGGCGGAGGGGAAGATCCCAATTGGGATTGGACGGAATACAAAAATTAG GAATTGCATAATCGACAAGAATGCAAAGATTGGAAATGATGTGGTCATCATGAACAAAGAT GGTGTTCAAGAAGCAGATAGGCCAGAAGATGGATTTTACATTCGGTTAGGTATCACCGTTATCCTGGAGAAGGCAACAGTAAAAGATGGCATTGTTATATAA
- the LOC115967967 gene encoding SNF1-related protein kinase regulatory subunit gamma-1-like isoform X1, whose product MDLKYIENVMKDSESGMMEKKETLISNSNKTEHGNQDVDYGTALQLILDHIPISSIPGIKNSSVLELRTGDSVRDAIHMLYEKDVFGAPIADVLGLDESTSATRRFSDKYIGFIDFASMVLWCLEELEMEERHTNGNGGKAIKKNGFTTMLEQNPDIGQTKVSELAKSFLWDPFFPVQLDETLFHVLLLLSKHRVQVVPIIERSNSNVIGFITQNAVIQLLLKSSGIEWFDSIADKALSEIRFENEEHVAYVYGDQSIAEALHALRESQIGAIAVINRGSKKLIGSIRRSDIHLIIENDNLLHNRKNLTAEEFVHMETNSEDFDPLIEQDLGALLSSGTLCLRNRFLPRMDSPVTNKKTDTLKQVMKNIAETKSSFSFLIDDMQQATGVLTLRDIIIQFAPPCIDSSIHGGGFFESALQQTGCHVENGTLACNH is encoded by the exons ATGGATCTGAAGTACATAGAGAATGTAATGAAAGACTCAGAAAGTGGGATGATGGAGAAGAAAGAGACCCTTATTTCCAATAGTAATAAGACTGAGCATGGCAACCAAGATGTTGATTATGGCACTGCTCTCCAACTCATTCTTGATCACATCCCCATCAGCTCCATTCCTGGCATCAAAAACTCATCTG TTTTGGAATTGAGAACTGGGGATAGTGTGAGGGATGCAATACATATGTTGTACGAGAAGGATGTGTTTGGTGCTCCCATTGCTGATGTCTTAGGCCTTGATGAGAGCACTAGTGCCACCAGAAGATTTTCGGATAAGTACATTGGTTTCATTGATTTTGCAAGCATGGTTCTCTGGTGTCTTGAG GAATTGGAAATGGAAGAAAGGCATACAAATGGCAATGGAGGTAAAGCGATTAAGAAGAATGGTTTCACCACCATGCTAGAACAGAATCCTGACATTGGCCAAACCAAG GTCAGCGAGCTAGCCAAATCATTCCTGTGGGATCCATTTTTCCCTGTACAGTTAGATGAAACACTCTTTCATGTTCTGTTGCTTCTTTCAAAACATCGAGTGCAAGTTGTTCCTATTATAGAGCGGTCCAATTCTAATGTCATTGGTTTCATTACACAG AATGCAGTCATCCAATTGCTTCTTAAATCAAGTGGAATAGAGTGGTTTGATAGCATTGCAGACAAGGCTCTATCAGAGATCAG atttGAGAATGAAGAGCATGTTGCTTATGTATATGGGGACCAAAGTATAGCAGAAGCCCTTCACGCTCTGCGGGAAAGCCAAATTGGTGCCATTGCTGTCATAAATCGAGGAAGTAAGAAGCTCATTGGTAGCATAAGGAGAAGTGACATTCATCTTATTATAGAGAATGACAATCTTCTTCATAATAGAAA GAACCTAACTGCAGAGGAGTTCGTTCACATGGAGACCAATAGTGAAGACTTTGATCCATTGATTGAACAAGACCTTGGGGCTCTTTTATCATCAGGAACACTCTGTCTAAGAAACCGTTTTCTGCCAAGAATGGACTCACCAGTTACCAACAAGAAAACTGACACTCTCAAGCAAGTGATGAAAAACATTGCAGAGACAAAAAGTAGTTTCAGTTTTCTAATTGACGATATGCAGCAAGCAACGGGTGTGCTGACATTGAGGGACATAATCATTCAGTTTGCTCCACCATGTATAGATTCGAGCATACATGGAGGTGGATTTTTTGAATCTGCTCTACAACAAACTGGGTGTCATGTTGAAAATGGAACTTTAGCTTGTAATCATTGA
- the LOC115967967 gene encoding SNF1-related protein kinase regulatory subunit gamma-1-like isoform X2 → MDLKYIENVMKDSESGMMEKKETLISNSNKTEHGNQDVDYGTALQLILDHIPISSIPGIKNSSVLELRTGDSVRDAIHMLYEKDVFGAPIADVLGLDESTSATRRFSDKYIGFIDFASMVLWCLEELEMEERHTNGNGGKAIKKNGFTTMLEQNPDIGQTKNAVIQLLLKSSGIEWFDSIADKALSEIRFENEEHVAYVYGDQSIAEALHALRESQIGAIAVINRGSKKLIGSIRRSDIHLIIENDNLLHNRKNLTAEEFVHMETNSEDFDPLIEQDLGALLSSGTLCLRNRFLPRMDSPVTNKKTDTLKQVMKNIAETKSSFSFLIDDMQQATGVLTLRDIIIQFAPPCIDSSIHGGGFFESALQQTGCHVENGTLACNH, encoded by the exons ATGGATCTGAAGTACATAGAGAATGTAATGAAAGACTCAGAAAGTGGGATGATGGAGAAGAAAGAGACCCTTATTTCCAATAGTAATAAGACTGAGCATGGCAACCAAGATGTTGATTATGGCACTGCTCTCCAACTCATTCTTGATCACATCCCCATCAGCTCCATTCCTGGCATCAAAAACTCATCTG TTTTGGAATTGAGAACTGGGGATAGTGTGAGGGATGCAATACATATGTTGTACGAGAAGGATGTGTTTGGTGCTCCCATTGCTGATGTCTTAGGCCTTGATGAGAGCACTAGTGCCACCAGAAGATTTTCGGATAAGTACATTGGTTTCATTGATTTTGCAAGCATGGTTCTCTGGTGTCTTGAG GAATTGGAAATGGAAGAAAGGCATACAAATGGCAATGGAGGTAAAGCGATTAAGAAGAATGGTTTCACCACCATGCTAGAACAGAATCCTGACATTGGCCAAACCAAG AATGCAGTCATCCAATTGCTTCTTAAATCAAGTGGAATAGAGTGGTTTGATAGCATTGCAGACAAGGCTCTATCAGAGATCAG atttGAGAATGAAGAGCATGTTGCTTATGTATATGGGGACCAAAGTATAGCAGAAGCCCTTCACGCTCTGCGGGAAAGCCAAATTGGTGCCATTGCTGTCATAAATCGAGGAAGTAAGAAGCTCATTGGTAGCATAAGGAGAAGTGACATTCATCTTATTATAGAGAATGACAATCTTCTTCATAATAGAAA GAACCTAACTGCAGAGGAGTTCGTTCACATGGAGACCAATAGTGAAGACTTTGATCCATTGATTGAACAAGACCTTGGGGCTCTTTTATCATCAGGAACACTCTGTCTAAGAAACCGTTTTCTGCCAAGAATGGACTCACCAGTTACCAACAAGAAAACTGACACTCTCAAGCAAGTGATGAAAAACATTGCAGAGACAAAAAGTAGTTTCAGTTTTCTAATTGACGATATGCAGCAAGCAACGGGTGTGCTGACATTGAGGGACATAATCATTCAGTTTGCTCCACCATGTATAGATTCGAGCATACATGGAGGTGGATTTTTTGAATCTGCTCTACAACAAACTGGGTGTCATGTTGAAAATGGAACTTTAGCTTGTAATCATTGA
- the LOC115967965 gene encoding uncharacterized protein LOC115967965 — MSDRGVQSYHGGDTVDGKSVDRCKSVWMDHWMRTSRKSATQACSNLSIHSESKEEVHDTKQHPVLNGPDIATEVYTKRFREASKAKAVDRERLDCQPFPMFSISKKREGILALNNGEAMCHGRDSNSGHDTVFLNGCKRHLPSTFAWATPETDTLECHSQPGGISGYSEQPAKSHKDLETNSLAVSTSPQDSSMRSSLKIVPYGFNSRMTPLQFVVHENKISNQLDSRTSGKSLLSQKDASLLLHDPLTSSNQQSSFIGKQYQNMQNHSGMWFSSSQISPPKATKSEKLYHGCYSLPRLPPSVHDVETMRIYTTVDSKEGSSRGPSKLSQTTRHFLITKKTDVNLSDGGQMFRESMVSTKFKRKTFTELLSLSPDFQFHVQQGVKLQPLESSAGSDGKENLRDVNAAVGLKNESSAETDTMDMDAFQENHLSGVALSPSNKYLGGESPIHQPVDASAGEEMGGRLLNMEFRNLKQVLPDLPALASPADCKDTSTSRTQSLDAEHLLSHAEQPMTFKSSGCHDDPLGPDPSSRWVKRLKYGASDSAHGTKSSKMGEASSHENASKFFSRFLKCGITSSETTMARCHNKEKMTLDQNAMLLKNGESSSLDSVKKCPDVTLSHPWIQRWCRNLTSSPQKKPEAVMVCEPQCSKVAIDEFQKKQFPSTAAMALMGKAMCGFHPCEFKKRGSFVVWNTKGALR; from the exons ATGTCTGATCGTGGTGTACAATCGTATCATGGTGGTGACACAGTGGATGGTAAATCAGTGGATCGTTGCAAATCTGTTTGGATGGATCATTGGATGCGCACAAGCCGTAAGTCAGCTACTCAGGCTTGCAGTAATTTATCAATTCATTCTGAGTCCAAGGAAGAAGTTCATGATACCAAACAGCATCCTGTACTCAATGGGCCAGATATAGCAACAGAGGTTTACACTAAAAGGTTTAGAGAAGCAAGTAAAGCCAAGGCAGTTGATAGAGAGAGATTAGATTGTCAGCCCTTTCCAATGTTCAGTATTTCTAAAAAGAGAGAGGGTATTTTGGCTTTAAATAATGGCGAAGCCATGTGTCATGGGAGAGATTCCAACTCTGGACATGATACTGTTTTTCTCAATGGATGCAAGCGTCATTTACCTTCAACGTTTGCATGGGCTACTCCTGAAACAGACACTCTTGAATGTCATTCTCAGCCTGGAGGCATCTCAGGGTACTCAGAGCAGCCTGCAAAATCTCATAAAGATCTTGAAACAAACAGCTTAGCTGTTTCAACATCTCCTCAGGATAGTTCTATGAGGTCCAGTTTAAAAATTGTGCCATATGGATTTAACAGCAGAATGACTCCCTTGCAGTTTGTTGTTCATGAGAATAAAATCAGTAACCAATTAGACTCTAGAACATCTGGGAAGTCATTGTTGAGTCAGAAAGATGCATCTCTGTTATTACATGATCCTTTAACGAGCAGTAATCAGCAATCAAGTTTTATTGGTAAGCAGTACCAGAATATGCAAAATCATTCTGGTATGTGGTTTTCCTCAAGCCAGATTAGCCCCCCAAAGGCGACCAAATCAGAAAAATTATATCATGGATGTTATTCGCTTCCAAGACTGCCACCTTCTGTTCATGATGTAGAGACTATGAGAATATACACCACTGTTGACTCCAAAGAAGGATCATCTAGAGGCCCTTCCAAGTTGTCTCAAACAACTCGACATTTTCTGATTACGAAAAAGACTGATGTTAACTTATCCGATGGAGGTCAAATGTTTAGAGAGTCAATGGTATCAACCAAATTCAAACGAAAAACTTTCACCGAGCTTCTCAGTTTATCCCCagattttcaatttcatgtTCAGCAAGGAGTGAAACTGCAACCTCTAGAAAGCTCCGCAGGCAGTGatggaaaagaaaatctcaGAGATGTAAATGCAGCAGTTGGATTGAAGAATGAATCATCAGCTGAAACTGATACTATGGATATGGATGCTTTCCAGGAGAACCATCTTTCCG GTGTTGCTTTGTCCCCATCAAATAAG TACCTCGGTGGGGAGTCACCAATACATCAACCTGTAGATGCTTCAGCTGGAGAAGAAATGGGGGGTAGACTCCTGAACATGGAGTTTCGTAATTTAAAACaagtgcttcctgatcttcCCGCTTTGGCTAGTCCAGCGGACTGCAAGGATACAAGCACCTCAAGAACCCAAAGTTTGGATGCGGAACACCTCCTTTCCCATGCTGAGCAGCCCATGACTTTTAAGTCCAGTGGTTGTCATGATGACCCTCTGGGACCGGATCCAAGCAGCAGATGGGTCAAACGCCTCAAGTACGGTGCTTCAGATTCTGCTCACGGTACCAAGAGCTCAAAAATGGGAGAAGCCTCTTCCCATGAAAATGCTAGTAAGTTCTTCAGCAGATTTTTGAAATGTGGCATAACCAGTTCAGAAACCACAATGGCTAGAtgtcacaataaagaaaagATGACATTAGATCAAAATGCAATGTTGTTAAAGAATGGTGAGTCCTCTTCTCTTGATTCAGTAAAGAAATGTCCAGATGTTACACTGTCACATCCTTGGATTCAGAGGTGGTGTCGTAATCTGACTTCATCACCCCAAAAGAAGCCTGAAGCTGTGATGGTTTGTGAGCCACAGTGTTCAAAGGTAGCAATAGATGAGTTTCAAAAGAAGCAATTTCCAAGCACTGCTGCCATGGCATTGATGGGGAAGGCTATGTGTGGTTTTCATCCATGTGAGTTTAAGAAAAGAGGATCTTTTGTGGTTTGGAATACCAAAGGGGCTTTGAGATAA